The DNA segment TGGCCGAGACCCAGGGCCTGACCGAGACCTACATCGGCACCTGGCTCAAGTCACGCGGCTGTCGGGATCGGGTGGTGCTGGCGACCAAGGTCGCGGGGCCTGGCGACTGGCTGGCGCATATTCGCGGCGGGAAGAACCGGCTCGACCGGCCCAACATTGAGGCGGCGATCGACGCCAGTCTCAAGCGGCTCCAGACCGATTATATCGACCTCTATCAGCTCCACTGGCCGGATCGCCGGACCAACTTCTTCGGCAAGCTGGGCTATGACCCGGTCGACGACAGCGACAGCGTGCCGCTACTGGAGACGCTCGAGGTGCTGGCCGATCTGGTCAAGGCGGGCAAGGTGCGTCGGATCGGCGTCTCCAACGAGACGCCCTGGGGGCTGATGCGCTATCTGGCGCTCGCCGAAAAACATGATCTGCCGCGCATGGTCAGTATCCAGAACCCCTACAACCTGCTCAACCGCAGCTTCGAGGTCGGTCTGGCCGAGATCGCCATCCGCGAGCAGTGCGGGCTGCTGGCCTATTCGCCGCTGGCCTTCGGTGTGCTCTCGGGCAAGTATCTCAACGGCCGGCAACCGCCGAACGGGCGCCTGACGCTGTTCGAGCGCTTCAGCCGCTATACCAATAATGAGGCCGAGCGCGCCACCGCCGAGTACGTCGCCCTGGCCGAGCTGCATGGTCTGGACCCGGCGCAGATGGCGCTGGCCTGGGTCACGAGCCGGCCGTTCGTGACCTCCAACATCATCGGAGCCACGACACTCGAAC comes from the Allochromatium tepidum genome and includes:
- a CDS encoding NADP(H)-dependent aldo-keto reductase, producing MQYRRLGRSDIDVSALCLGTMTFGQQNTESEAHAQLDLALAVGINFIDTAEMYPVPPLAETQGLTETYIGTWLKSRGCRDRVVLATKVAGPGDWLAHIRGGKNRLDRPNIEAAIDASLKRLQTDYIDLYQLHWPDRRTNFFGKLGYDPVDDSDSVPLLETLEVLADLVKAGKVRRIGVSNETPWGLMRYLALAEKHDLPRMVSIQNPYNLLNRSFEVGLAEIAIREQCGLLAYSPLAFGVLSGKYLNGRQPPNGRLTLFERFSRYTNNEAERATAEYVALAELHGLDPAQMALAWVTSRPFVTSNIIGATTLEQLESNIGSLDVTLDDAVIAGIESIHTKQPNPAP